The following coding sequences lie in one Manis javanica isolate MJ-LG chromosome X, MJ_LKY, whole genome shotgun sequence genomic window:
- the MID1IP1 gene encoding mid1-interacting protein 1 isoform X1, translating into MPAPSTPAQCRHSPSWPAWRSWLGGRGCSNPPLPCPTPAPSLRPGIRREAELSRRAPPPLKWPRECYSRSSRLGPFISALPGRREEETPGVALSAGDTFPGLYKLSTWDGYGADTTSATRSCSPAADRCSARRQQAPAAGTLNTIPQQGISRRERSQAGVRSKDHAQPIVSFRAPKPEKPRIPGPS; encoded by the exons ATGCCAGCGCCTTCTACACCCGCACAGTGCCGGCACTCCCCTAGCTGGCCTGCTTGGCGCTCGTGGCTGGGGGGGCGCGGCTGCTCcaaccctcccctgccctgccctaccCCAGCGCCCTCCCTCCGCCCGGGTATCAGGCGAGAGGCGGAGCTGTCCCGGCGCGCCCCGCCCCCGCTGAAGTGGCCAAGAGAGTGTTACTCGCGGTCATCCAGGCTGGGGCCTTTTATCTCGGCGCTGCCGGGGAGGCGGGAGGAGGAGACACCAGGGGTGGCTCTGAGCGCTGGCGACACCTTTCCGGGGCTCTATAAATTGAGCACCTGGGATGGGTACGGGGCCGACACCACCTCCGCCACCCGCAGTTGCAGTCCGGCCGCTGACCGCTGCAGTGCTCGCAGGCAGCAGGCGCCAGCAGCGGGAACGCTGAACACTATCCCGCAGCAGGGCATCTCCAGGCGCGAGAGGAG CCAGGCCGGGGTACGGTCTAAGGACCACGCGCAGCCAATCGTGAGCTTCCGGGCGCCAAAGCCGGAGAAGCCGCGCATCCCAGGGCCGAGCTGA
- the MID1IP1 gene encoding mid1-interacting protein 1 isoform X2 — translation MMQICDTYNQKHSLFNAMNRFIGAVNNMDQTVMVPSLLRDVPLAEPGLDNDVGVEEVGSSGGCLEERTPPAPGSGSANGSFFAPSRDMYSHYVLLKSIRNDIEWGVLHQPPPPAGSEEGSTWKSKDILVDLSHLEGADAGEEDLEQQFHYHLRGLHTVLSKLTRKANILTNRYKQEIGFSNWGH, via the coding sequence ATGATGCAAATCTGCGACACCTACAACCAGAAGCACTCGCTCTTTAACGCCATGAACCGCTTCATAGGCGCGGTGAACAACATGGACCAGACAGTGATGGTGCCGAGCCTGCTGCGCGACGTTCCCTTGGCCGAGCCCGGGCTGGACAACGACGTCGGCGTGGAGGAGGTAGGCAGCAGTGGCGGCTGCCTGGAGGAGCGCACACCTCCGGCCCCTGGCTCAGGCAGCGCCAACGGCAGTTTTTTCGCGCCCTCCCGGGACATGTACAGCCACTACGTGCTGCTCAAGTCCATCCGCAACGACATCGAGTGGGGGGTCCTGCACCAGCCACCTCCGCCTGCAGGGAGCGAGGAGGGCAGCACCTGGAAGTCCAAGGACATCCTGGTGGACCTGAGCCACCTGGAAGGCGCGGACGCCGGCGAGGAGGACCTGGAACAGCAGTTTCACTACCACCTGCGCGGGCTGCACACTGTGCTCTCCAAACTTACGCGCAAAGCCAACATCCTCACTAACAGATATAAGCAGGAGATTGGCTTCAGCAACTGGGGCCACTGA